A region from the Canis lupus baileyi chromosome 27, mCanLup2.hap1, whole genome shotgun sequence genome encodes:
- the CMKLR1 gene encoding chemerin-like receptor 1: MGDEDYNTSLTYDDEYSDDFDPIMVLDESSPLEGKVARIFLVVVYSIVCFLGILGNGLVIVIATFKMKKTVNAVWFLNLAVADFLFNIFLPIHIAYAAMDYHWVFGTAMCKISNFLLIHNMYTSVFLLTAISFDRCISVLLPVWSQNHRSVRLASVACALIWVLAFFLSSPSLIFRDTALVHEKISCFNNFSLSASGSAPWPAHSRLDPVGFSRHMVVTVTRFLCGFLVPVLIITACYFTIVCKLRRNRLAKTRKPFKVIVTIITTFFLCWCPYHMLYLLELHHAAMPGSVFSLGLPLATAIAIANSCMNPILYVFMGQDFKKFKVALFSRLVNALSEDTVHSSYPSHRSFTKMSSMNDRETSML, translated from the coding sequence ATGGGGGACGAGGATTACAACACCTCCCTCACCTACGACGATGAGTACTCGGATGATTTTGACCCCATCATGGTTTTGGATGAGTCTTCTCCCCTGGAAGGCAAGGTGGCCAGGATCTTCCTGGTGGTGGTCTACAGCATCGTCTGCTTCCTCGGGATCCTGGGCAACGGGCTGGTGATCGTCATCGCTACCTTCAAGATGAAGAAGACGGTGAACGCCGTCTGGTTCCTCAACCTGGCCGTGGCGGACTTCCTGTTCAACATCTTCCTCCCAATCCACATCGCCTACGCCGCCATGGACTACCACTGGGTTTTTGGGACGGCCATGTGCAAGATCAGCAACTTCCTGCTCATCCACAACATGTACACCAGCGTCTTCCTGCTGACCGCCATCAGCTTCGACCGCTGCATCTCCGTGCTCCTCCCCGTCTGGTCTCAGAACCACCGCAGCGTGCGGCTGGCCTCCGTGGCCTGCGCGCTGATCTGGGTCCTGGCTTTCTTCCTGAGCTCCCCGTCCCTCATCTTCCGGGACACAGCCCTCGTGCACGAGAAAATATCCTGCTTTAACAACTTCAGCCTGTCTGCGTCCGGCTCCGCGCCGTGGCCTGCCCACTCCCGCCTGGACCCCGTGGGCTTCAGCCGGCACATGGTGGTGACCGTCACCCGCTTCCTCTGTGGCTTCCTGGTCCCCGTGCTCATCATCACAGCCTGCTACTTCACCATCGTCTGCAAGCTGCGGCGCAACCGCCTGGCCAAGACCAGGAAGCCCTTCAAGGTCATCGTGACCATCATCAccaccttcttcctctgctggtgCCCCTACCACATGCTCTACCTGTTGGAGCTACACCACGCCGCCATGCCCGGCTCTGTCTTCAGCCTGGGCTTGCCCCTGGCCACGGCCATTGCCATTGCCAACAGCTGCATGAACCCCATTCTGTATGTCTTCATGGGCCAGGACTTCAAGAAGTTCAAGGTGGCCCTCTTCTCCCGCTTGGTCAATGCTCTGAGCGAGGACACGGTCCACTCCTCCTACCCCAGCCACAGGAGCTTTACCAAGATGTCATCGATGAATGACAGGGAGACCAGCATGCTTTGA